Part of the Halostella litorea genome is shown below.
TGGAGAACCTGTTCCGCAACGCCGTCGAGCACGGCGCGGCGGCGTCGGACGCCGACGTGCGGGGCGACGGCGGCACGGACGGCGTGACCGTCCGCGTCGGCGCGACCGACGGGGGCTTTTTCGTGGCCGACGACGGCCGGGGGATCCCGGCGACGGAGCGCGAGCGGATCTTCGACCGGGGGTACACCACCGCCGACGACGGCACCGGACTCGGGCTGAAGATCGTCCGGCGGATCGCGGCGGGCCACGGCTGGACGGTCGAGGCGGGCGAGAGCGACGACGGCGGTGCCCGGTTCGAGTTCCGGACGGCCGTCACGCCGGACTGACGGCGTCGGAGCATCAAGAGTTATGCCGTCCGCGGTGCCGGTAGTGCACATGACGGACTTCTCCCGGCGTGTGGAGCAAGTGTCGATCAGCGGCATCCGCGAGGTGTTCGAGGCGGCGGGCGACGACGCGATCAACCTCGGACTGGGCCAGCCGGACTTCCCGACGCCCGAGCACGCCCGGCAGGCGGCCGTCGACGCGATAGAGCGCGGCGACGGCGACGCCTACACGTCGAACAAGGGGATCCCCGAACTGCGCGAGGCGATCGCCGCGAAGTACGACCGGGACGGCACGTTCGCCGTCGACCCGGACCACGTCATCGCCACCGCCGGCGGGAGCGAGGCGCTCCACCTGGCCATGGAGGCCCACGTCGACCCCGACGAGGAGGTCATCTTCCCCGACCCCGGCTTCGTCGCCTACGACGCGCTGACCCGCATCGCCGGCGGGACGCCCAAGCCCGTCGGCCTGCGCGAGGACCTGACGATGGACCCGGCGGCGGTCGAGGACGCGATCACCGAGGACACCGCCGCGTTCGTCGTCAACAGCCCGGCGAACCCGACCGGCACGGTCCAGAGCGAGGCGGACATCCGGGAGTTCGCCCGCATCGCCGACGAGCACGACGTGCTCTGTATCTCCGACGAGGTGTACGAGTACATCGTGTTCGACGGCGAGCACCACTCGCCGATGACCTACGCCGAGAGCGACAACGTGGTCGTCATCGGCGCGTGCTCGAAGAGCTACTCGATGACGGGCTGGCGGCTCGGCTGGGTGACCGGGTCGAACCGCCGGGTCGAGCGCATGCTCCGCGTCCACCAGTACGTGCAGGCCTGCGCCAGCGCGCCGGCCCAGTACGCCGCGGAGGCGGCGCTTACCGGGCCACAGCAGCCGGTCGAGGAGATGGTCGCCGCCTTCGAGGAGCGCCGCGACGTGTTGCTCGACGGCCTCGCCGACATCGGGCTGGAGACGCCGACCCCGGAGGGCGCGTTCTACGCGATGCCGAAGGTGCCCGAGGGGTTCGTCGACGAGTGCATCGACCGCGGCGTCGTCGTCGTCCCCGGCGGCGCGTTCGGCGAGGGCGGCGAGGGGTACGCCCGCATCTCCTACGCGACCGACGTGGAGACGCTGAAGGAGGCCTTGGCGGTCATGGGCGAGGCGGCCGACGCGGTGCGGTAAGCGGAGCGGGGGGCGAGTCCCGCCCCGAACGTTATACTCGTCCCGTCCGTGTGGGAACATATGCCACTTTCGCGCCGCGGACGCGGACCGGAACCGGCGCTCCGTGCCCTCCTGTCGCAGGTGCACCCGGTGTTCATGCTCCCGCCGGTCGCCGCCTCGCTGTTCGGCGGCGTGCTGGCGGGCAGGTTCGACCCGCCCCTCGCCGCGGTTCACGCGACGGCCATCTTCGCCGCGGTGTACACGGCCCACGTGAAGGACGGCTACGTCGACTTCCACGTCCGCGGCGAGGACGACGACCACCCGCTCACCGAACGGGGCTGTCGGCTCGCGCTCACCGGGTCCACGGCGCTGTTCGCGGCCTGCCTCGCGGCGCTGTGGGCGCTTTCGGGCGTCGGCGCGGCGCTGATCACGCTCCCGACGTGGCTCATCGGCTACGGCCACGCGCCGCAGCTCGACACGAACCCCGTGACGGCGACGACGGGCTACCCGCTCGGCATCGCGCTGAGCGTCGCCGGCGGGCACTACGTGCAGGCCGGGGGCGTCGGCGCGACGGCGCTGGCCTTCGCCGCCGTCTTCCTCGTCCTGCTCTCCGGCGTGAAGGTGATCGACGACGCGCAGGACTACGACTACGACCGCTCGATCCGCAAGCGCACCGTCGCAGTCGTCCTCGGCCGGCAGCGCGCCCGGACGCTGGCGTACCTGCTCATGGCCGCCGCGCTCGTCGCCGTCGTCGCGTTCGCGGCGGCGCGGCTGTTCCCGCCCTCGGCCGCCCTGTCGGTGGTCGCGTTCGGCGCGGTGGCGCTTTTCGCCCGCCGCGCAGACCCGGAACTGGCGACGATGCTGCTCGTTCGCGGGTCGTACGTGTTCCTCGCGGTGCTCGTCGCGGCGGTGTGGTTCGAACCGCTCGCCTAGTTCCAGGGGGCGGCGTCGAAGTCGACCTGTCGCTCCCGGTGGTCGATGGCGTCGATCCGCGCCAGTTCCTCGGCGTCGAGCGTCAGGTCCCGCGCCGCGAGGTTCTCCCGGATGTGGTCCGACGACGAGGACTTCGGGATGACGGCCGCACCCTTCGCGAGCAGCCACGCGAGGCTCACCTCCGCGGGCGTCGCGTCGTTTTCCTCGGCTAGCTCGACCAGTTCCGGCATCTCCAACACCCGCCCCTTCGCCAGCGGCGAGTACGCGACGAGGCGGTAGCCGTGTTCGTCGGCGTGGGCCCGCAGTTCGTCCTGCGGGAGCAGGGGGTGACACTCGACCTGATGCGCGGCGAGCGGCGCGTCGAGGCGGTCGATGGCCTCGTCGAGCAGGTCGGGCGTGAAGTTCGACAGGCCGACGTTTCGGACGAGACCGCGGTCGTACAGTTCGT
Proteins encoded:
- a CDS encoding aldo/keto reductase, whose protein sequence is MTDRIPDVGIGTYENSDPEVCAESVATALDAGYRHVDTAEMYGNEAAVGEGIARADVDREDVFVATKIDSSNLAYDDALASAEACLDRLGVESVDLLYVHWPIRTYDPEETLAAFDELYDRGLVRNVGLSNFTPDLLDEAIDRLDAPLAAHQVECHPLLPQDELRAHADEHGYRLVAYSPLAKGRVLEMPELVELAEENDATPAEVSLAWLLAKGAAVIPKSSSSDHIRENLAARDLTLDAEELARIDAIDHRERQVDFDAAPWN
- a CDS encoding pyridoxal phosphate-dependent aminotransferase, whose protein sequence is MTDFSRRVEQVSISGIREVFEAAGDDAINLGLGQPDFPTPEHARQAAVDAIERGDGDAYTSNKGIPELREAIAAKYDRDGTFAVDPDHVIATAGGSEALHLAMEAHVDPDEEVIFPDPGFVAYDALTRIAGGTPKPVGLREDLTMDPAAVEDAITEDTAAFVVNSPANPTGTVQSEADIREFARIADEHDVLCISDEVYEYIVFDGEHHSPMTYAESDNVVVIGACSKSYSMTGWRLGWVTGSNRRVERMLRVHQYVQACASAPAQYAAEAALTGPQQPVEEMVAAFEERRDVLLDGLADIGLETPTPEGAFYAMPKVPEGFVDECIDRGVVVVPGGAFGEGGEGYARISYATDVETLKEALAVMGEAADAVR
- a CDS encoding UbiA family prenyltransferase produces the protein MPLSRRGRGPEPALRALLSQVHPVFMLPPVAASLFGGVLAGRFDPPLAAVHATAIFAAVYTAHVKDGYVDFHVRGEDDDHPLTERGCRLALTGSTALFAACLAALWALSGVGAALITLPTWLIGYGHAPQLDTNPVTATTGYPLGIALSVAGGHYVQAGGVGATALAFAAVFLVLLSGVKVIDDAQDYDYDRSIRKRTVAVVLGRQRARTLAYLLMAAALVAVVAFAAARLFPPSAALSVVAFGAVALFARRADPELATMLLVRGSYVFLAVLVAAVWFEPLA